A stretch of the Streptosporangium sp. NBC_01755 genome encodes the following:
- a CDS encoding succinate dehydrogenase/fumarate reductase iron-sulfur subunit, with amino-acid sequence MSYKAKFRVWRGEGGEGKLEDFTVEVNEGEVVLDIIHRLQATQAPDLAVRWNCKAGKCGSCSMEINGRPKLGCMTRMSTFTEEETITVTPMRTFPVIKDLVTDVSYNYQKAREIPSFTPPADVEPGEYRMQQIDVERSQEFRKCIECFMCNNVCHVIRDHEENKPDFAGPRFLMRIAELDMHPYDVADRKDSAQEEHGLGYCNITKCCTEVCPEHIKITDNALIPMKERVIDRKYDPLVWLGNKIFKRSSSKS; translated from the coding sequence ATGAGTTACAAGGCGAAGTTCCGCGTCTGGCGGGGCGAGGGCGGCGAGGGCAAGCTTGAGGACTTCACCGTCGAGGTGAACGAGGGCGAGGTCGTCCTCGACATCATCCACAGGCTCCAGGCGACCCAGGCCCCCGACCTCGCCGTCCGCTGGAACTGCAAGGCCGGCAAGTGCGGCTCGTGCTCCATGGAGATCAACGGTAGGCCGAAGCTCGGCTGCATGACCCGGATGTCCACCTTCACCGAGGAGGAGACGATCACCGTGACGCCCATGCGGACGTTCCCGGTGATCAAGGACCTGGTCACCGACGTGTCGTACAACTACCAGAAGGCCAGGGAGATCCCGTCCTTCACTCCTCCGGCCGACGTGGAGCCGGGCGAATACCGCATGCAGCAGATCGACGTCGAGCGGTCCCAGGAGTTCCGCAAGTGCATCGAGTGCTTCATGTGCAACAACGTCTGTCACGTCATCCGTGACCACGAGGAGAACAAGCCCGACTTCGCCGGTCCGCGCTTTCTGATGCGGATCGCCGAGCTGGACATGCATCCGTACGATGTGGCCGACCGCAAGGACTCCGCCCAGGAGGAGCACGGTCTGGGCTACTGCAACATCACCAAGTGCTGCACCGAGGTCTGCCCCGAGCACATCAAGATCACTGACAACGCGCTGATTCCCATGAAGGAGCGTGTCATCGACCGGAAGTACGATCCGCTGGTCTGGCTGGGCAACAAGATCTTCAAGCGTTCCAGCTCGAAGAGCTGA
- a CDS encoding (deoxy)nucleoside triphosphate pyrophosphohydrolase, with amino-acid sequence MEKVVVGAAIIDGQGRLLAAQRADPPELAGGWELPGGKVDPGEDEHTALVRECQEELGVLIEVGERVGGDWALAGGYVLRIWLAVIAEGRPEAREHLELRWLKVDEFYDVAWLPADLPIVRAVQGRLNDGQGRFNKD; translated from the coding sequence ATGGAAAAGGTCGTTGTGGGCGCCGCGATCATTGACGGCCAGGGCAGGCTGCTCGCCGCCCAGCGCGCCGACCCTCCCGAGCTGGCCGGTGGCTGGGAACTGCCGGGAGGCAAGGTCGATCCCGGTGAGGACGAGCACACGGCGCTGGTCAGGGAGTGCCAGGAGGAGCTTGGCGTACTGATCGAGGTGGGCGAGCGGGTCGGCGGCGACTGGGCGCTCGCCGGCGGCTACGTGCTGCGGATCTGGCTCGCGGTGATCGCCGAGGGCAGGCCGGAGGCCAGGGAGCACCTGGAGCTGCGCTGGCTGAAGGTGGACGAGTTCTACGACGTGGCGTGGCTTCCCGCGGACCTTCCAATCGTGCGGGCGGTACAAGGTCGCCTCAACGATGGGCAAGGTCGGTTCAATAAGGATTGA
- a CDS encoding C40 family peptidase, protein MRDNRHLRLALVLGVAALCMITLVMAPMMMISGFPSFPSITGQAQPDCGENAQTVGDESETATSDIPEEYLKLYREHGQKVGVQWNVLAGVGKRETDHGRSTLPGVRGGVNYAGAAGPMQFLISTWGGKAKIKIPSTFNGYASDGDGDGWADVYNPADAILGAAKMLKRNGAPEDVRRSLFVYNRAWWYVDQVMEIAKKYAKDGEVTTPPEADDSCDEPMLEAAPTGTVAGILQYALAQRGKPYIWGGTGPAGYDCSGIIYMAYRSVGLSIPRTTFVQWPFGVKISAGQEQAGDLVFFNAGPGTGPNRPGHVGMVVSPGKMIEARCRLCGPIKVTTYRERTNIMGYTRPLQHPQVLAQLKLREQG, encoded by the coding sequence ATGAGGGACAACAGACACCTCCGCCTCGCGCTGGTCCTCGGAGTCGCCGCGCTCTGCATGATCACGCTGGTCATGGCGCCGATGATGATGATCAGCGGGTTTCCCTCATTCCCCTCCATCACCGGGCAGGCGCAACCCGACTGCGGGGAGAACGCTCAGACGGTGGGTGACGAGTCGGAGACCGCGACGTCCGACATCCCCGAGGAGTATCTGAAGCTCTATCGCGAGCACGGGCAGAAGGTCGGCGTGCAGTGGAACGTGCTCGCCGGGGTCGGCAAGCGCGAGACCGACCACGGCCGCTCCACCCTCCCCGGCGTGCGCGGCGGCGTCAACTACGCCGGCGCCGCCGGGCCGATGCAGTTCCTCATCAGCACCTGGGGCGGCAAGGCCAAGATCAAGATTCCGTCCACGTTCAACGGCTATGCCTCCGACGGCGACGGAGACGGCTGGGCCGACGTGTACAACCCGGCTGACGCCATCCTAGGTGCGGCGAAGATGCTGAAGCGGAACGGCGCGCCGGAGGACGTACGGCGTTCGCTGTTCGTCTACAACCGTGCCTGGTGGTACGTCGACCAGGTCATGGAGATCGCCAAGAAGTACGCCAAGGACGGCGAGGTCACCACCCCGCCCGAGGCGGACGACAGCTGCGACGAACCCATGCTGGAGGCGGCGCCGACAGGCACGGTGGCCGGGATCCTCCAGTACGCGCTGGCCCAGCGCGGTAAGCCCTACATCTGGGGCGGCACGGGGCCCGCCGGCTACGACTGCTCGGGGATCATCTACATGGCCTACCGGAGCGTCGGCCTGAGCATCCCGCGGACCACGTTCGTCCAGTGGCCGTTCGGCGTGAAGATCTCCGCGGGGCAGGAGCAGGCGGGTGATCTCGTCTTCTTCAACGCCGGTCCCGGCACCGGCCCGAACCGTCCGGGGCATGTGGGCATGGTGGTGTCACCGGGCAAGATGATCGAGGCGAGATGCCGGCTGTGCGGGCCGATCAAGGTCACCACCTACCGGGAACGCACCAACATCATGGGATACACCCGCCCGCTGCAACACCCCCAGGTACTCGCGCAACTCAAGTTGAGGGAGCAAGGCTGA
- a CDS encoding type IV secretion system protein, with the protein MMGSRKGLGIFRERGARKGSRRGRLGRRIAIGLVALAAFLALPLVFPDDTSTAVAAAPCDMSPDLSPDIVAGGVDGLIKPPVPDLAQPGAQAAAPVAQGNYATYGMSGQFWHTHLLGCDDIAAVMGNAMANTVFLWAKALDRLTITTYQAAATEGPLESIKNVVDDMVVRLADAMYWPYLRPLVILGAIWLAWYGLIRKRATTTAEGVIWMVLAVTVAVWFFSRPGDLTGLGKVVTDKTGEVINSAFSGLPGAGGTSCLPSKGDTNPQVQGGGYGQSGVPGVDQNSDALWSTLVCKPWLMGQFGTADADAPVIKTFGARLLEIQTIDAAELKAQQMPEAGSHQARYETEVADKLQNTPIFPLFQGKDWTNRLGVAIGALMAAVVAGLLIFLVAVSLLVLKVGFLLLLILAPVFLLIGVHPGSGRIIAMRWVEMLIGTLLRQAVLALVLGVLVYGYALIISTAMPWGMQVMFMAILTIAVFFYRRPFQHLFASMDGHTLTTRMLGDAATAPTLQRAASALPPVAAARVGRWGMRKAEPMLQAAAMAGGASVGAAAAAVAQGRGRGEDGGATPATPSGTRVPVGAQPAPLDTDAQAAGRRKGAGRVTAARSGAAPPLNLSGAGTGGGAPPTRSGGSSGRGSGGWFGGPSGGWAPQGGPVSGSGGRSSSGNGSSSAGRSSGPSAVRPSAPSSGSSGSSGGGRSGGSIFGGSSRGGSGSGSGARNGGSSRGSSGSKGSGSGGSRSGESIFGGSRNSSGGSRNRDASGRSSEAPPLWITRRAERGGDAGEPPPFWLRPSNPDRD; encoded by the coding sequence ATGATGGGCTCCCGCAAGGGGCTTGGGATTTTTCGCGAAAGAGGTGCCCGCAAGGGCTCCCGCAGGGGAAGGCTGGGCCGGCGGATCGCCATCGGGCTGGTGGCGCTGGCGGCGTTCCTCGCGCTGCCGCTGGTGTTCCCCGACGACACGTCCACGGCCGTCGCCGCGGCTCCCTGCGACATGTCGCCCGACCTGTCCCCTGACATCGTCGCGGGAGGTGTGGACGGCCTGATCAAGCCGCCGGTTCCCGACCTCGCGCAGCCGGGTGCCCAGGCGGCGGCCCCGGTGGCTCAGGGCAACTACGCGACCTACGGCATGAGCGGCCAGTTCTGGCACACCCACCTGCTCGGCTGTGACGACATCGCGGCGGTGATGGGCAACGCGATGGCCAACACGGTCTTCCTGTGGGCCAAGGCGCTGGACCGGCTGACCATCACCACCTATCAGGCGGCGGCCACCGAGGGCCCGCTGGAGTCGATCAAGAACGTCGTCGACGACATGGTGGTCCGCCTGGCCGATGCCATGTACTGGCCGTACCTGCGGCCGCTGGTGATCCTGGGCGCCATCTGGCTGGCCTGGTACGGGCTGATCCGCAAGCGTGCCACCACCACCGCCGAGGGCGTCATCTGGATGGTCCTCGCGGTCACCGTGGCCGTCTGGTTCTTCAGCCGTCCCGGCGACCTCACCGGGCTGGGCAAGGTCGTCACCGACAAGACCGGCGAGGTGATCAACTCGGCCTTCTCCGGGCTGCCCGGCGCGGGCGGTACCTCCTGCCTGCCGAGCAAGGGTGACACCAACCCGCAGGTCCAGGGCGGCGGGTACGGCCAGAGCGGCGTGCCCGGCGTCGACCAGAACTCCGACGCGCTCTGGTCCACCCTGGTCTGCAAGCCGTGGCTGATGGGCCAGTTCGGCACGGCCGACGCCGACGCCCCGGTCATCAAGACGTTCGGTGCCAGACTGCTGGAGATCCAGACGATCGACGCGGCCGAGCTGAAGGCCCAGCAGATGCCCGAAGCGGGATCTCATCAGGCACGATATGAGACAGAGGTCGCCGACAAGCTGCAGAACACGCCGATCTTCCCCCTTTTCCAGGGCAAGGACTGGACGAACCGGCTGGGGGTCGCGATCGGTGCCCTCATGGCCGCGGTGGTCGCGGGACTGCTGATCTTCCTGGTGGCGGTATCGCTGCTGGTCCTCAAGGTCGGGTTCCTGCTGCTGCTGATCCTCGCGCCGGTCTTCCTGCTGATCGGCGTCCACCCGGGATCCGGGCGGATCATCGCCATGCGCTGGGTGGAGATGCTGATCGGCACGTTGCTCAGACAGGCGGTGCTGGCCCTCGTCCTGGGTGTGCTCGTGTACGGCTACGCATTGATCATCTCCACCGCGATGCCGTGGGGCATGCAGGTCATGTTCATGGCGATCCTGACGATCGCGGTGTTCTTCTACCGGCGCCCCTTCCAGCACCTGTTCGCCTCCATGGACGGGCACACGCTCACCACCCGGATGCTCGGCGACGCGGCCACCGCGCCGACCCTGCAGCGGGCCGCGTCCGCGCTGCCGCCGGTCGCGGCGGCCAGGGTGGGCCGCTGGGGCATGCGCAAGGCGGAGCCGATGCTCCAGGCTGCCGCGATGGCCGGCGGAGCCTCCGTCGGCGCTGCCGCCGCCGCGGTCGCCCAGGGCAGGGGCCGCGGTGAGGACGGTGGCGCCACGCCGGCCACCCCATCGGGCACTCGGGTCCCGGTCGGCGCGCAACCGGCGCCGCTCGACACCGACGCCCAGGCGGCGGGGCGGCGCAAGGGCGCCGGCCGCGTCACCGCGGCCCGCTCGGGCGCGGCGCCACCGCTCAACCTCTCCGGCGCCGGCACGGGAGGCGGCGCGCCCCCCACCAGGTCCGGAGGTTCCTCCGGACGCGGCTCCGGTGGCTGGTTCGGCGGCCCTTCCGGCGGCTGGGCGCCGCAGGGCGGCCCGGTCTCAGGCTCGGGCGGCAGGTCCTCCTCAGGAAACGGGTCGTCCTCGGCGGGCAGGTCGTCCGGCCCCTCGGCGGTCAGGCCCTCCGCGCCGTCCTCGGGTTCCTCGGGTTCCTCGGGTGGCGGCCGGTCGGGTGGGAGCATCTTCGGCGGCTCCTCGCGAGGCGGCTCCGGCTCCGGCTCGGGGGCGCGTAACGGCGGCTCCTCCCGTGGCTCTTCGGGGTCCAAGGGCTCCGGGTCGGGCGGTTCGAGGTCGGGCGAGAGCATCTTCGGCGGCTCACGGAACTCCTCCGGTGGTTCGCGGAACCGGGACGCCTCGGGCAGGTCGTCCGAGGCGCCCCCACTCTGGATCACCAGGCGCGCGGAGCGCGGCGGGGACGCCGGTGAGCCGCCACCGTTCTGGCTCCGCCCGTCCAACCCGGACAGGGACTGA
- a CDS encoding ATP-binding protein encodes MSRASRARSRLAVRYFDDRILLTESSVWAYFRLPTVSYEFITPEEREALATNITIALAAIRMPDAEVHLRVAHRTYPAAEWAMALNATSDEGPGWRDYLEDMYRHVWAKDFWTKEVYLGVRLGTRGRQLGAGVLSQLFGFYQRSEKALGIEDDHVPKAEIAKWSEQAERLGRALSASALYARHATSVELAWLFQHATTGSLGDPPASASPKRRWGQGEIESLVEGQIHNGRALLRIEQPHGDSYVAHMSFARFPDLMPFPDGEPWMHFADQLPFPVEISSRMRLIPPVKASKDVARQLAHARDMDIHIREAGAEAPLALAEQIDAARMLEHGITKERLPFVYGWHRLIVSAPTEEICVQRVEAVVEHYRDMGIDIVNSTGDQFSLFCETLPGERVRVNAYAQRQPLRTIAGGMATATVDLGDRTDEGGSGWMGPYVGETLGRARSIVHFDPLVAATRNRPTAIAITGEPGGGKTTLALLMIYQMALRGVTVAVIDPKGDADSLVQLLRKRGRKARIIPLGSAAPGLLDPFSFGDDLAAKKTMATETLRLLLPRMSEERESAMIQAVAAVSNAEDPSLGKVVDFLEQTDDAASKNLGAVLRSMSDMHLARLCFDPSGGDQIDTEGWTTVFTLGGLTLPDASTGRDDYSYEQRLSVALLYLVAQFARGLMNGLDRRTPKAIFLDEAWAITSTPEGAKLVPEVSRMGRSRNTALVLVSQNAGDLLSEQVTNCLSSVFAFRSTERVEVEHVMALLGVEASEEHKAVLRSLGNGECVFRDLDGRAGRIGVDLISDELLRWLDTNPTRDKPDEKVHDLPGGDRVGRPGAAALEVRS; translated from the coding sequence GTGAGTCGTGCGTCCCGAGCGCGCAGCCGCCTCGCCGTCCGGTACTTCGACGACCGGATCCTGCTGACCGAGTCGTCGGTCTGGGCCTATTTCAGGCTTCCCACCGTGAGCTACGAGTTCATCACTCCCGAGGAGCGGGAGGCGCTGGCCACCAACATCACGATCGCGCTGGCCGCCATCCGGATGCCGGACGCCGAGGTGCACCTGCGGGTGGCGCACCGCACCTATCCGGCCGCCGAATGGGCGATGGCGCTGAACGCCACCTCCGACGAGGGCCCCGGCTGGCGCGACTACCTCGAGGACATGTACCGGCACGTCTGGGCCAAGGACTTCTGGACCAAGGAGGTCTACCTCGGCGTGCGGCTCGGCACGCGTGGCAGGCAGCTGGGCGCCGGGGTCCTCTCCCAGCTCTTCGGCTTCTACCAGCGCAGCGAGAAGGCACTGGGCATCGAGGACGACCACGTCCCCAAGGCGGAGATCGCCAAGTGGTCCGAGCAGGCGGAGCGGCTGGGCAGGGCACTGTCGGCCAGCGCCCTGTACGCCAGGCACGCCACCTCCGTCGAGCTCGCCTGGCTGTTCCAGCACGCCACGACCGGCTCCCTCGGCGACCCTCCGGCCTCGGCCAGCCCCAAGCGGCGGTGGGGGCAGGGGGAGATCGAGTCCCTGGTCGAGGGGCAGATCCACAACGGCAGGGCGCTGCTCCGGATCGAGCAGCCGCACGGCGACTCCTACGTGGCGCACATGTCCTTCGCCCGCTTCCCCGACCTGATGCCCTTTCCCGACGGCGAACCCTGGATGCACTTCGCCGACCAGCTGCCCTTCCCGGTGGAGATCAGTTCGAGGATGCGGCTGATCCCGCCGGTCAAGGCGAGCAAGGACGTGGCGCGCCAGCTCGCCCATGCCCGTGACATGGACATCCACATCCGCGAGGCCGGGGCGGAGGCGCCGCTGGCCCTGGCCGAGCAGATCGACGCGGCCCGGATGCTGGAGCACGGCATCACCAAGGAGCGCCTGCCGTTCGTGTACGGCTGGCACCGGCTGATCGTGTCGGCCCCGACCGAGGAGATCTGTGTGCAGCGGGTCGAGGCGGTCGTGGAGCACTACCGCGACATGGGCATCGACATCGTTAACTCCACCGGCGACCAGTTCTCGCTGTTCTGCGAGACGCTGCCGGGCGAGCGGGTCAGGGTCAACGCCTACGCGCAGCGGCAGCCGCTGCGCACCATCGCGGGCGGCATGGCCACCGCCACCGTCGACCTGGGCGACCGGACGGACGAGGGCGGCTCGGGCTGGATGGGCCCGTACGTCGGGGAGACCCTGGGCCGGGCGCGCAGCATCGTGCACTTCGACCCGCTGGTGGCGGCGACGCGTAACCGGCCGACGGCCATCGCCATCACCGGCGAGCCGGGTGGCGGCAAGACCACGCTGGCGCTATTGATGATCTATCAGATGGCGCTGCGCGGGGTGACGGTCGCGGTCATCGATCCCAAGGGCGACGCCGACTCGCTGGTGCAGCTGCTGCGGAAGCGGGGCAGGAAGGCGCGGATCATCCCGCTCGGTTCCGCGGCGCCGGGCCTGCTCGACCCGTTCTCCTTCGGCGACGATCTCGCGGCCAAGAAGACGATGGCCACCGAGACCCTGCGCCTGCTGCTGCCGCGCATGTCGGAGGAGCGCGAGTCGGCGATGATCCAGGCGGTCGCCGCGGTCTCCAACGCCGAGGACCCGTCGCTGGGCAAGGTGGTCGACTTCCTTGAGCAGACGGACGACGCCGCTTCCAAGAACCTGGGCGCGGTGCTCCGCTCCATGTCCGACATGCATCTGGCCAGGCTCTGCTTCGACCCCTCGGGCGGTGACCAGATCGACACCGAAGGCTGGACCACCGTCTTCACCCTGGGCGGTCTGACCCTGCCCGACGCCTCCACCGGCCGCGACGACTACTCCTACGAGCAGCGGCTGTCGGTGGCGCTGCTCTACCTCGTCGCGCAGTTCGCGCGGGGGCTGATGAACGGCCTGGACCGGCGGACCCCCAAAGCGATCTTCCTGGACGAGGCGTGGGCGATCACCTCCACTCCCGAGGGCGCCAAGCTGGTGCCCGAGGTCAGCAGGATGGGCCGCTCCCGCAACACGGCGCTGGTCCTGGTCTCGCAGAACGCCGGTGACCTGCTGAGCGAGCAGGTGACGAACTGTCTCTCCTCGGTGTTCGCGTTCCGCTCCACCGAACGGGTCGAGGTGGAGCACGTGATGGCGCTCCTCGGCGTCGAGGCGTCCGAGGAGCACAAGGCGGTGCTGCGCTCGCTCGGTAACGGCGAGTGCGTCTTCCGGGATCTGGACGGCCGAGCGGGCCGTATCGGGGTGGACCTGATCTCGGACGAGCTGCTGCGCTGGCTGGATACGAATCCTACCCGCGACAAACCCGACGAGAAAGTGCATGATCTTCCTGGGGGCGACAGAGTCGGTAGACCGGGGGCTGCGGCGCTGGAGGTGCGGTCATGA